ACTTTCAGAATTTGTAAGCTTCTGCTTGCAGTTGTCCATGTTGTGATAACCTGTAGGTCTGAAAGCTATAGCAGGTGGTTTCAAGTGTACTTctaagctttttttccccttgtaaTTTTGTGTTCTGAATTAAATATCTTAAGTTTTTGTTGCTCatgaatatatgtatttttttttctcttagaaTTTGTTGTCATCCATAATGGAATCATCACAAACTATAAGGACCTGAGAAAATTTCTGGTGAGTCTGTGGTAACTCAATTCTAAAACTAGAAAGTTAATACTCCCCCAAACTACCATCAGGTCATTCATGACTTCAGTGAAACATGAACTCAAGTTTCTTGATATCATCTATAAAAAAGCTGTGTGAAAGGGTCTGCCTGATAAAGATACTCAGGAGCTGGTGAAGTGCAATATGTTCCTGTAATCCTAAATGCAAAGTATTTATGAGCAGAGTAGCAGTTTGTGCTGAGACTCTCTGAGAGGGTGTGGAGTGGGCTCCCTCCTGTCTCTTGCTGCTTCACAGATGCCAAACAAGTAAAGTCTTACTATGGGTCTTATTCCAGCATTTCCCAAAGAGTATCTATGACATAAGTCCTTGTATTTTATCTACAGTGATTTATATGCACTGGTCCAATGTagtgctctgagctctggctgcagtTTCTGGTGGGAGGCAGCTGAAAAGCTCTTCAGTGTTTGCTGCCTGAGGATGGACACAATTCTTACTCTTCTATGTGATATTTCAGGAGAGCAAAGGATATGAATTTGAATCTGAAACAGATACAGAAACAATCCCCAAACTGATCAAGTACATGTATGACAACAGAGAGAGTGAAGACACCAGTTTTTCAGCCTTGGTAGAGAGAGTTATTCAACAGTTGGTAAGTGGGacattactttttttccccctgtacaACAGTATAAGCTATTTGTGGGGTTCCTTAGCATTCTGCCTCATGCATTTAGATCCTGTGCAGGAGCTCTTAGAAGGTGCTGCAAATAACACTTTTAGGCTTCTAAATAATGCTTAATAGACCAAGAAATGAGATTAAAATTTTGGAGACTTCAAAGGCTTTTCACTGTTAAATCTTTAAATTGCAGTAGCaacaggttttgtttgttgagttttttgtcttgttttgtttttagcaAGAAGTTAACACAGCTTTTTAATGAAgcagtttaatttaaaaaaagtaataGGAGCCTCTGGGGGTTCAAATCTCTCATAAATGGCAGTGTGTTCCTAAAGGTTATTCTGATCGTGTTGAAACACTGCCGTGATTCAAGTTTGGCCAATGCCTTGGCTCTCCTATTTGGAAATAGATCTAACAAGCTGGACTGGTTTCCAAACTGTGAAGTGGGAATCTACTGTTACTCAGTATGTGAATGCTTAAAAACTTTGATAGATGCATTACAAACTTGGAGAAAGCTGGCTTTGTTTCCTCCCCCAGTCTCCGGGCAGATGTTTTCCCTCCCCTTCCTGCAGTTTCTGAGTCTCCTCTTTAAAGCAGCTCTGTAGGATTccttgcagcagggctggaatcCACACCAAGGCAGGGCCTGTGTGGGACAAgagggagcagccccagagtgTGGGAAGGGAGGATTCCCCTGCCCCCAGAACAGGGGCAGAGTGCTCTGAGTGCAGCCCGGGGAGAAGAGGGAATGTcaccagctctgtcctgctggcaGGGTGTGGGGCCTTGGCTCCTGCTTTGGGAATCTCCCTCCAGGAGTCTGCCAGCTGTGTTAGTACTGTAGAGCTGTTTCTGGGGCTTTTTTTCTGGTCTTGtggattttttgtggtttttttttttgaaatacaTTATTGAGAATTTGCTGCTTGAATCTAGGAATAATAACTCCAGGTTTTTAGTTGAAACTGCATGGTAAGTCACTACAAGTAAAATTCTAATTGAAGGTCTTACTCAAAGTAAATGTCTAACATTCTTCATGTTGATTATGAGCAGCATCTCTGACATTTTCATAACCTTTGCATTCAagtttattgtttttatttataaagaGGCTAAGTGCTCACTTCCTGAGGTTTTAGCTGTTGCACTGTTAATGTGGATGTCAGCTTGTTCTGCTCAATGGCCAATTCCTTTAAAGGTGCAGTCTGCCCTCCAGGAAGAGACTCCTGATAGCAGCTCCTTCAGTGCCTCTTCAGAGAGGGGCCCCAGTTTAATGAGATGCAACTATTTGAGATAAGTTCTTTAgaatctttttcttctcctttgtaTTCATGGTTTCCAGGAAGGTGCTTTTGCATTGGTTTTCAAGAGCATCCATTACCCAGGTGAAGCTGTTGCTACCAGGTTAGTAAAAGTCTATTTTATACATAATGCATGCTTTTTATTAGGTTAAAAAAGGCCAGCCTCTGAAAGATACTAAAATATTGATGTTTAAAGTGCTTAATTAACAAAAATCAGTGAGTCAATAACGAATCTCAGTGTATCTTGTGTTTCTAAATTTGTAATAAGAGCATGCTAACGTTTTCCCTCTATCAaaaaggggagagggaagggataTTGTTCAGTTTTAGCTCCCATTGAGTAAAGACAGATAAATATATTCATGTGGGTTGAAAGACCATCATAGTAACAGGTTATACAAATAGAGTTCTATAGCTGTCATAGCATTTATGGTGTCTTTCTGTCTTAAGTTATACTTTTATTTATTACTTGAAAAACAACTTTCAGGAAATGTAAAGATATTAAAATAGCAAGTGACATAGCAAGTGATTAAAATAGCAAGTGATGGGAATAAAGACTGTTTTATATTACAACCCAAAAGCCCATTGCTTCAGTGGTCTAAAATAAGACTAcattaaaattttgaaaaagcCAGCTGTACCATCACTCTAACTAGAGAACATCTTCTCAAATGAACTATTCTATATGTGGTTCAGATTTGGGTTTTTAGGGCTGAGGGATTTAAGAGAAGCTAATCTTGTAATCTGAGTGTGACTTGTTCTTTTATTCCtgtgatattttttttaataaggtcTTCAGTGACATGTAACCcatataattaaaaaattatcttaATATTCCACAGTTTCAGAGGTGCAGTAGGGAAGGTTGATGTTTCTGAGTTTAAAAGGCTAAAGAGTGTAACAGTACTTCAATTCTAAAGAGCACAGGAGCTTACTGTTGTCTCCCTTTAGAGGCAAAGTAAGCTTTGGTTCAAATTGGTCCCTGTACTAAGATGTTTTCTGATAACTGCAAAGAAAACAGCACATTCCTATTCACATTTATTCACATATATTCACATTTTCCTCCACTTGGATGTAGTTTACAGGTAAAGAATCACCAAGGCACATTGGTAATTacttatataataatatttggTGAATCTTACAGAAGAACCAAGTTTATAGACCTCCTGCCATGTAATGGCCTTAGGATCATGGTTGAAGGAGGCTCTTCCTGTTTAGGAAGCTAGATGGGATATTGTCTTTTCAGCTTCACTGATGTCTGATAACTTCTTTGTATGCACATTTCTCTTTATAAActtgtgtgttttcttttctctaggAGAGGGAGTCCTTTGCTCATTGGGGTTAGGAGCAAGTACAAGCTCTCAACTGAACAGATTCCAGTTTTGTACAGAACATGTAAGTTGATGAAtcaaaatacattatttttaaaaactaaaattaCCATTATTTTATGATTAGAAATTAGGTTAATTGGGTTTTTGTACCATAAAACTACCAGCTGATGCCCCAAATAGCTTTTTGACTGGGGATATTTTTATACTACTGAATTTGTAGTTCATGTGAAAGTCCCATACCCCAACCTATTTCTGTAACTGTGATACCCTAAACCTGTATAGTCTGCAATGTTAACTGAACAGAACTGGGTTTGCATTTAGAATGTCTCATTTCTTTAATAGGTAACATTGAGAATGTAAAGAACATCTGCAACTCCCAAATGAAAAGACTGGACAGCTCAACCTGCCTTCATGCTGTTGGGGATAAGGCAGTGGAATTCTTCTTTGCTTCAGATGCAAGGTAGTAAAAGTACTTCAACTCTGCTAAAAatactggggttttttgtttaaaagCGAGATAGTTCTGGAAATTTAAGCTGCCTTGCTCTTGTACAATGGCTTTCTGAAAGAAGAGCTTTTAATCCAGGTAACATCAGAAAGCCCCCAGGCTCACGTGCTTGAAAAATGTGAAGGTTTGTCAGCAGCATTTGAACTGCAAACAAGTGCAATACCTGCCATTTGCTTACCTCTCTGTGAAATACATCCAGTGTAGGAAAGTAATTTGGGTACAAATGGACACTCATCAGCTGAGCATTTGGGCAGAATATGGGTTAGTTGGGGTTGTGATGTTTTCAATTCAGATATTGGAGGAGGAAAATAGTGGTGTGGTTCCAAGCTGGGCAGGAAGGTGGACACCAGGCACACATTTATCTTGGAATAGAGAGACCAAGAGTGGGACTGTAGCAGGATCCATCAAAGACACTGGGAGGCATCTTCAGACCAGCAGGAATGGATGCAGTGGTtgcagagcctcctgctgtgGGTTGCTGTGAgagtgcaggaggagcagcagatggagcCATTGCCTTTAGGATGGCTCTGTCTGCAGTTCTGTCCTAAAGGAAGAGAGAAGCAGTGCTGGAAGTGCTCTTGTGGCACATTTAATTGCTTTGCTATTGCCAATTCTGACGTGTCAGGTTTGtcttgcttctgtttttctctctgtagtGCCATCATTGAGCACACCAACAGAGTGATTTTCTTAGAAGATGATGACATTGCAGCTGTAACTGACGGGAAGCTCTCGATTCACCGCCTGGAGCGCTCAGCTAGTGATGATCCTTCCCGGGCCATCCAGACCTTGCAGATGGAATTGCAGCAAATCATGAAGGGTGGGTTGAAACATCTGTCAATGAGTATCATCAAAAATGCATAGTTACTGTTTGTGTAGTAGATGAGGCAGCAAACTGCTAATTTGATGTGACAATTGCCTTTTATTCAGGCTGTACTGGGAGCTGACAATTTTAGTTTTGAGACCAAGAGATAATGGGCAGCCTGGGACCCTATCCATTTTAGCCTTGGAAAAGTCATAGATACTTCTATTCATTTCAGTATCTAGTGAAAATGTAACTAACGCTAACATGTAGTTGTTGGCAAagtttaaatataaattaagaACTGAAGGGGAGCATGGATGTTTCCTTATGAAGGAATTTATTTACCTTGTCAGTATTGGGAAATGGAATCAACCATATAAAGTGACCTATccatccttcctttcttcttgcCTATTCTAAGCTTTTATTTAGGCTAACACAGTCAAGTTAGTCTTAAAAGTTCTCTTTGTAACTGAAATAGACTTCAAATAACAAACCTAAGCATTTCCATGTCATGTTTTTATAAACAGGTAACTTCAGTGCCTTCATGCAAAAGGAAATTTTTGAACAACCAGAATCAGTTGTCAACACGATGAGAGGCAGGGTGAATTTTGAGAGCAGCACAGGTAATGGAGAACAGTCCTTCAAACTGCACTAAGTTTGAAATTTGTAAATGTGCCATCCAGAAAATGAAAACCACcattgtttatttatttgtttgcagTTCTGCTGGGGGGGCTGAAGGATCATTTGAAAGAAATCAGAAGGTGCCGAAGACTGATCATTATTGGCTGTGGGACCAGTTACCACGCTGCAGTGGCTGTACGTTCCCAGCCTTGGCTGAAATGCATTTATAACTTACTTGCTGGTTTCAGACAACAGCTTttcatctgctttttcttctaTCTCAGACTTTGTCTTTCATTGAGGGGTCTCACCCTTTTATTTAGCTTTCCTTATTGCCACATTCTGTATTAATGCTCCAGTGCCATTAATCACCATGCTAGAAGTTAACTTTTTCCACCTTGGCTTTTAAAGCTTTGGTGACTTGTAATTACCAGCTTTTCTAATAAGAATTCATTTAGATTTTCTCTGATTTGTAAAATGTTCAAATGTTAGTGGGTGGCAATGCTGACAAATACTGTGTTCTGCTTGAATACAGACTCGACAAGTCCTGGAAGAATTAACTGAATTACCAGTGATGGTGGAACTTGCCAGTGACTTCCTGGATAGGAACACACCTGTATTCAGGGATGATGTGTGCTTTTTTATAAGCCAGTCAGGTGAGCTGCATTTGCTGTTGAGTGAGTGCTCTAAGATTGCTTTCCATTGCACTTTGCATCATATATGTATGTGTGGATACAGTTATTTAGAACACATTTGTGTAGACTTTGATGCTTTTCAGGAATCATTATTATCTCTTCCAGCCTGAAGTGAAGGTGTGAATGTTTTCCAGGTGAAACTGCAGATACACTGATGGCCTTGAGGTATTGTAAAGAACGCCGTGCTCTGACAGTTGGCATCACAAACACAGTTGGAAGCTCAATATCCAGGGAGACTGACTGTGGCGTGCACATCAATGCAGGGCCTGAGATTGGTGTGGCGAGCACAAAGGTAATTCCTGTTCAGGGTTTGACTTTCACCCTTCAGCCCTGTGGAACACAACTCAAATTTCAATTGCAGCACTTCCAACTGAGATCATATTCACTCTCTGCAGAATTAGCTGttaaatgttttgttttttttgcagGCCTATACCAGCCAATTTGTGTCTCTTGTAATGTTTGGCCTAATGATGTCTGAAGACAGAATTTCCTTGCAGAAAAGGAGACAGGAAATCATAAGTGGACTAAAATCATTGCCAGGTATATTGATATTTTGGGTTTGAGGAGGCGTAAGGGATGTTGGCAGCACAAAATACTACTCAGGGATATTTCTTTCTCATTTAAGTTTCACTCTCCCCCTCATCCTGAAAGGCAGACAACATGAGAAAAATGGACTGTTCACTTCTGCACTGTTTGCCAATTTTACAAGTGCTCTTCCAAGAAACTTGGCAGGAGGATCGGAATTTTCATGGGTTGGGTTTTCTAATTACAATAAGGTAGTTTTGTATGAGAAATATTACTCGATCTCCTACATTAAtggtttaaaaattttaaaatctccCACTTTAAATCAGGATACATAAAATGAAACTAATTCAAGGTGATTTTTATATGGATATTTCACAATTTCCtttagaaattcaaattatATGTATGAGCACTGTTTAAACCAATATTTGTTTAAATTTATTACTGTAAGTAAGGCTGGAGAAAATATCCTTAAACTGCAGTCCATGTTGCAAAGTTAATGGCTGAATTACATTAAGTGTATTTGCTCTATTAGATAATTAGAACATTCTAGTACAAATGAActatttttttcagttaaaaaaaaatattttttttttctgtgcctcAATAGAAATGATTAAAGAAGTCTTGTCCTTGGATGAGAAGATCCATGACTTGGCTCTTGAACTCTACAAACAGAGATCGTTGCTGGTTATGGGCCGTGGGTATAATTACGCCACGTGTCTGGAAGGAGCTTTGGTAGGAACTTCTCAATATTCTTTGATATTatttaaaatgagattttgtGCCTTCTGCAACATAGTTTTTCTAATATTTCATTACAATTTAATTCTACTGCAATAAAACTATTTATAACTAGAAGCATTTAAACAAAGACATAAGGTGAACCTGGATGTGATGCCACTTTCTTGTTTCTTTCACACCATAAACATAGAGTTTAATTAGTCTACT
The Zonotrichia albicollis isolate bZonAlb1 chromosome 15, bZonAlb1.hap1, whole genome shotgun sequence genome window above contains:
- the GFPT2 gene encoding glutamine--fructose-6-phosphate aminotransferase [isomerizing] 2, producing the protein MCGIFAYLNYRVPRTRKEIYETLIKGLQRLEYRGYDSAGVAIDGNNNEDKERFIKLVKKRGKVKALEEELYKQDDLDSKTDFETHFGIAHTRWATHGVPSAINSHPQRSDKRNEFVVIHNGIITNYKDLRKFLESKGYEFESETDTETIPKLIKYMYDNRESEDTSFSALVERVIQQLEGAFALVFKSIHYPGEAVATRRGSPLLIGVRSKYKLSTEQIPVLYRTCNIENVKNICNSQMKRLDSSTCLHAVGDKAVEFFFASDASAIIEHTNRVIFLEDDDIAAVTDGKLSIHRLERSASDDPSRAIQTLQMELQQIMKGNFSAFMQKEIFEQPESVVNTMRGRVNFESSTVLLGGLKDHLKEIRRCRRLIIIGCGTSYHAAVATRQVLEELTELPVMVELASDFLDRNTPVFRDDVCFFISQSGETADTLMALRYCKERRALTVGITNTVGSSISRETDCGVHINAGPEIGVASTKAYTSQFVSLVMFGLMMSEDRISLQKRRQEIISGLKSLPEMIKEVLSLDEKIHDLALELYKQRSLLVMGRGYNYATCLEGALKIKEITYMHSEGILAGELKHGPLALIDKQMPVIMVIMKDPCFTKCQNALQQVTARQGRPIILCSKEDTESSKFAYKTIELPHTVDCLQGVLSVIPLQLLSFHLAVLRGYDVDFPRNLAKSVTVE